A portion of the Streptomyces erythrochromogenes genome contains these proteins:
- a CDS encoding LysR family transcriptional regulator: MDVHTRLLRYFLAVAEEGNLTRAAERLFVSQPALTKQIKQLETLLGLTLFTRSRAGMALTGPGRTLAERIPVLLSDWDQVLRDTKTAASRAARVLRIGYLASAANETTPGIITAFARCRPGWRAEMRQASWSDPTAGLADADVDVALLRLPFPGQDALRVEVLFTEPRWVALPTSHPLAACERIPFRDLWDEPFVAAPSETGAWREYWLATDEREGHPVRIGAVTDQPDDWLSAIANGYGIALTPESSARFYARPGVTYRPVSGLSPSSVGVAWAPSNDTDPAVQDFVRCCLETRPDQG; this comes from the coding sequence ATGGACGTCCACACTCGGTTGCTGCGTTACTTCCTCGCAGTGGCCGAGGAGGGGAACCTCACCCGCGCCGCTGAACGGCTGTTCGTGTCCCAGCCGGCGTTGACCAAACAGATCAAGCAACTGGAAACCCTGCTCGGGCTGACGCTGTTCACCCGGTCCCGCGCGGGCATGGCACTCACCGGCCCGGGCCGCACCCTGGCGGAGCGGATCCCTGTGCTCCTGTCCGACTGGGATCAGGTCCTGCGCGACACGAAGACCGCGGCCAGCCGGGCGGCCCGCGTGCTGCGCATCGGCTACCTCGCCAGCGCAGCCAACGAGACCACCCCGGGCATCATCACGGCGTTCGCCCGCTGTCGGCCGGGGTGGCGGGCCGAGATGCGGCAGGCCTCGTGGTCGGATCCGACCGCCGGACTCGCCGACGCGGATGTCGACGTCGCCCTCCTGCGGCTGCCCTTTCCCGGCCAGGACGCCCTGCGCGTGGAGGTGCTGTTCACCGAGCCCCGCTGGGTCGCCCTGCCCACCTCCCACCCGCTCGCCGCGTGCGAGCGGATTCCCTTCCGGGACCTGTGGGACGAGCCCTTCGTGGCAGCCCCGTCCGAAACCGGCGCGTGGCGGGAGTACTGGCTGGCCACCGACGAACGCGAAGGCCACCCGGTCCGCATCGGGGCCGTCACCGACCAGCCCGACGACTGGCTCAGCGCGATCGCCAACGGCTACGGCATCGCCCTCACCCCTGAGTCCTCAGCCCGCTTCTACGCCCGCCCCGGCGTCACCTACCGCCCCGTCAGCGGCCTCAGCCCCAGCTCCGTCGGCGTCGCCTGGGCCCCCTCGAACGACACCGACCCCGCGGTCCAGGACTTCGTACGCTGCTGCCTGGAGACCCGACCTGACCAGGGGTGA
- a CDS encoding LIC_13387 family protein, with translation MSAIVTPVLERKPRPKPLRPFRVGAGGFLLLGTGHLALAAATALGDPTPQQEASSAAMRESRMTLLGLERSTLDIVQGMSLVMALFVIACGLLALTAVRHAPELVERRTAFGWTPLVASLVGLAISVLFLPMPPIVVLTVTSCAFAVSLRRATP, from the coding sequence GTGAGCGCGATCGTCACACCCGTCCTCGAGCGCAAGCCCCGACCCAAGCCACTGCGACCCTTCAGAGTCGGGGCCGGCGGCTTCCTCCTGCTGGGCACGGGTCACCTCGCCCTTGCGGCCGCGACGGCGCTGGGCGACCCCACCCCTCAGCAGGAAGCCTCCTCGGCAGCCATGCGGGAGTCGAGGATGACCCTGCTCGGCCTGGAACGCAGCACCCTCGACATCGTCCAGGGCATGAGCCTCGTCATGGCCCTCTTCGTCATCGCGTGCGGGCTCCTCGCCCTCACCGCCGTCCGGCACGCCCCGGAACTGGTCGAACGGCGCACCGCCTTCGGATGGACGCCCCTCGTCGCTTCTCTGGTGGGCCTGGCGATATCCGTCCTGTTCCTGCCCATGCCACCGATCGTCGTCCTCACCGTCACCAGTTGCGCCTTCGCCGTGTCCTTGCGCCGGGCGACGCCGTGA
- a CDS encoding DoxX family protein, which translates to MFLAYVCVTVLTVLANIWEAVTSFARARFVRANAAEVGVPHSWLPALGALKGAGAVGLVLGLLGFRSVGIAAATGLVFFMICAVAIHVRARVFHNIVLPGAFLGLAGAALALAVVR; encoded by the coding sequence ATGTTCCTCGCCTACGTGTGCGTCACCGTCCTCACGGTCCTCGCCAACATCTGGGAGGCCGTCACCAGCTTCGCGAGAGCCCGGTTCGTCCGGGCCAACGCGGCTGAAGTGGGCGTCCCGCACTCCTGGCTCCCGGCGCTCGGCGCACTGAAGGGGGCCGGAGCCGTGGGGCTCGTGCTCGGGCTCCTGGGCTTCCGGTCCGTCGGGATAGCAGCCGCGACCGGGCTCGTGTTCTTCATGATCTGCGCCGTCGCCATCCATGTCCGGGCCCGTGTCTTCCACAACATCGTCCTCCCCGGTGCCTTCCTGGGGCTGGCGGGTGCGGCCCTCGCCCTCGCCGTCGTGCGGTGA
- a CDS encoding response regulator transcription factor, which produces MSRVLIVESHGRSGLRPVLEAVDALVVVGEAADAVEAVKAAKEYQPDVVIMDVSLAGHGAVEATRQLLGLGFPPKVLALTSSSPDGRVLDVLRAGAAGFVVRDCSADELAHAVRIVGVGGNVLDPKIMHTLTRGRPSAGSPDLLERIGNLTDMERQMLTLIGGGHTNQRIADECRLSITRVRAHVSRLVQRLGLDHRIQAAVLAWEAGIVGRD; this is translated from the coding sequence GTGAGTCGCGTCTTGATCGTCGAAAGTCATGGCCGGTCCGGCCTGCGGCCGGTACTGGAGGCCGTCGACGCGTTGGTGGTTGTGGGTGAAGCGGCTGATGCTGTGGAGGCCGTCAAAGCCGCCAAGGAGTATCAGCCCGATGTCGTGATCATGGATGTGTCCCTTGCCGGCCATGGTGCGGTCGAGGCCACCCGTCAGTTGTTGGGACTCGGCTTCCCCCCGAAGGTTCTGGCGCTGACCAGCTCCAGCCCGGACGGGAGGGTCCTTGACGTGCTCCGCGCCGGAGCCGCGGGCTTCGTCGTGCGGGACTGCAGTGCTGACGAGCTGGCTCACGCGGTGCGGATCGTGGGTGTCGGCGGCAACGTCCTCGATCCGAAGATCATGCATACGCTGACTCGAGGCCGTCCTTCCGCGGGCTCCCCTGATCTGCTGGAGAGGATCGGCAACCTCACGGACATGGAGCGGCAGATGCTGACGCTCATCGGCGGCGGCCACACCAACCAGCGGATCGCCGATGAGTGCCGTCTGTCCATCACCCGTGTGAGGGCACACGTCTCGCGCCTGGTCCAACGACTTGGACTGGACCACCGGATCCAGGCTGCGGTCCTCGCCTGGGAAGCCGGGATCGTCGGACGGGACTGA
- a CDS encoding iron-containing redox enzyme family protein, with amino-acid sequence MGSGPAPAAPGAGDPPASCTPCGPSCVTRRAPPRRPSHPSSSTRRPLGQRRPPPRRRRTAAAARVRGPALPLPPEGGRPHLRAVPRLTGRVKAGTAAIEYDELGIGRAEHLHARMLAALMADTPAIGSGGQPATVAGGQPPDDRLPRWPRSWSADQPGATFWRLAELLLPAGEAFLSGAADRVGDGEHPPESAVRGSASGVRAAATPPHAPLHV; translated from the coding sequence GTGGGATCCGGACCTGCTCCGGCTGCGCCGGGCGCTGGAGACCCACCCGCTTCCTGCACGCCCTGCGGACCGAGCTGCGTGACGCGCCGGGCTCCGCCGAGGAGGCCTTCGCACCCCTCCTCGTCGACCCGTCGGCCTCTCGGGCAGCGTCGGCCGCCACCCCGACGACGGCGAACTGCGGCAGCTGCGCGAGTACGCGGCCCTGCGCTCCCCCTACCGCCTGAAGGAGGCCGACCCCACCTCCGGGCCGTCCCCCGGCTGACCGGCCGCGTCAAGGCGGGCACGGCGGCGATCGAGTACGACGAGCTCGGCATCGGAAGGGCCGAACACCTCCACGCGCGGATGCTCGCCGCACTCATGGCCGACACGCCTGCCATCGGGTCCGGCGGGCAGCCCGCCACGGTTGCCGGCGGGCAGCCGCCAGATGATCGACTTCCAAGGTGGCCGCGCAGCTGGTCGGCCGACCAGCCCGGCGCCACCTTCTGGCGTCTCGCCGAGCTCCTCCTCCCGGCCGGTGAGGCGTTTCTGAGCGGCGCGGCGGACCGCGTCGGCGATGGCGAGCACCCGCCGGAATCAGCAGTGCGCGGTTCTGCATCCGGTGTGCGCGCTGCAGCGACCCCTCCCCATGCGCCTCTACATGTGTAG